In a genomic window of Paracoccaceae bacterium:
- a CDS encoding CoA transferase — MRNSFSMLPLTGVKVVDFGQYIAGPAVAMLLGDLGATVVRIDPPDGPMWDSPANATLNRNKVIVNLNLKTDDGLEKAHALCAEADIIVENFRPGKLAALGINFAEMRAARPELITISLPGFASNDAEKREQRAFESIIAASSGVFTDMGLNRVLMGLNPSFSPLPLASAYASQIAASATVLALQSRQITGLGDQIEVPLAAAVMEGLCYNSIKVENMPERYLTQREVEIERRRVEGLPMNLSYEDLQELLDPFFRSYMCKDGRMFYVVCPSHKHHARRCLEVLGIYDELVEDGLTSEDDTYKPWSEWEHRTSLGVYPMPKDWADKISARMKEVFMTRTSHEWKKMFGRGHIPGAAQRWLQEWVHDEFAETSGLMIDVNDPVYGDMTQPGPVVWMEESGEEALAPEPRRWVEFDEALKILRKIRTEIPEPQDATTQEGWLSGVRVLDLCNVIAGPHSASYLARFGAEVIKLDPSQPMYDSWNTVIYGLSQMRGKRSILADITSRHGRQVFEDLVKSVDVIVWNAPDNQIKKMGLDTENLRKINPDALFCKLDCFSGVRRGTRTDYIGYDDLVQATTGIMLRFGGGMDRPEEHAHVGTIDVMCGFGGALGVAAALYQKYRHGRIGRGRTSLNANSGLLQVPFAFDFKARGLYDEPSGPETNGYDALTRFYSTASGRHILLSAYEADLPRFRNVEGLEELPDLPAEDRAAYLATAFQGQRAAEWVERLRAADIGGAVCEFLDAIRAENSREADGTPGTENGSYSFSVYPDHPSGHEVTQLDPYAVRTVRGAVTAVRPAEKFGTSTRTILKELGYADQAIEAMIKSGGVSESWSEEYLPS; from the coding sequence ATGCGCAATTCATTTTCCATGCTACCGCTGACAGGCGTGAAGGTCGTTGATTTCGGTCAGTATATCGCCGGACCTGCTGTTGCGATGTTGCTGGGCGATCTTGGGGCGACGGTGGTGCGTATCGACCCGCCAGACGGCCCGATGTGGGACAGCCCCGCCAATGCCACGCTGAACCGCAACAAGGTGATCGTGAACCTGAACCTCAAGACCGATGACGGGCTTGAAAAGGCGCACGCGCTCTGCGCTGAGGCCGATATCATCGTAGAGAACTTTCGCCCCGGAAAGCTGGCAGCGCTCGGTATCAATTTCGCCGAGATGCGGGCCGCCCGCCCCGAACTGATCACCATCTCACTGCCCGGCTTCGCCTCCAATGACGCGGAAAAGCGCGAGCAGCGCGCTTTTGAAAGCATCATCGCGGCCAGTTCAGGCGTCTTTACCGATATGGGGTTGAACCGCGTGTTGATGGGGCTCAACCCGTCATTTTCACCGCTACCACTGGCGTCGGCCTATGCCTCGCAGATCGCTGCATCCGCCACGGTTCTGGCGCTGCAATCGCGGCAGATCACGGGCCTTGGTGACCAGATCGAGGTGCCGCTGGCTGCTGCTGTCATGGAAGGGCTGTGCTATAATTCGATCAAGGTCGAAAACATGCCCGAACGCTATCTGACCCAGCGCGAGGTCGAGATCGAGCGCCGCCGTGTCGAGGGTTTGCCGATGAACCTGAGCTATGAGGATCTACAAGAGCTGCTGGATCCGTTCTTTCGCAGCTACATGTGCAAAGATGGGCGGATGTTCTATGTCGTCTGCCCCAGCCACAAACACCATGCGCGGCGCTGTCTTGAGGTGCTGGGCATCTATGATGAGCTCGTCGAGGACGGGCTGACCTCGGAAGACGATACCTACAAGCCGTGGTCCGAGTGGGAGCACAGGACATCGCTGGGCGTTTACCCGATGCCGAAAGACTGGGCCGACAAGATTTCCGCGCGGATGAAAGAGGTGTTCATGACCCGCACCTCGCATGAGTGGAAAAAGATGTTTGGGCGCGGACATATTCCCGGTGCCGCTCAACGCTGGTTACAGGAGTGGGTGCATGATGAATTCGCCGAGACATCCGGCCTGATGATCGACGTCAACGATCCGGTCTACGGCGACATGACCCAGCCCGGCCCGGTGGTCTGGATGGAAGAAAGCGGGGAAGAAGCGTTAGCACCTGAACCACGCCGTTGGGTCGAATTCGACGAGGCGCTCAAGATCCTTAGGAAAATCCGCACCGAAATTCCTGAACCGCAGGATGCAACGACACAAGAGGGCTGGCTTTCCGGTGTGCGGGTGTTGGATCTGTGCAATGTGATTGCAGGGCCGCATTCAGCCAGTTATCTGGCGCGGTTCGGGGCCGAAGTGATCAAGTTGGACCCGTCACAGCCGATGTATGATAGCTGGAACACCGTGATCTACGGACTCAGCCAGATGCGTGGCAAACGGTCGATCCTGGCCGACATCACTTCCCGCCATGGGCGGCAGGTCTTCGAAGATCTGGTGAAATCTGTCGACGTGATCGTTTGGAACGCACCCGACAATCAGATCAAGAAAATGGGATTGGATACAGAGAACCTGCGCAAGATCAATCCTGATGCGCTATTCTGCAAGCTCGATTGTTTTAGCGGCGTGCGCCGGGGCACGCGCACCGATTACATAGGCTATGACGATCTTGTACAGGCGACGACGGGTATCATGCTGCGGTTTGGTGGCGGGATGGACAGGCCAGAAGAGCACGCCCACGTTGGCACAATCGACGTGATGTGTGGATTTGGGGGTGCGCTCGGTGTGGCGGCAGCACTCTATCAGAAATACCGTCATGGCCGCATTGGGCGGGGCCGCACCTCGCTCAACGCCAACAGTGGCTTGCTGCAGGTGCCGTTTGCCTTCGACTTCAAGGCGCGTGGGCTTTACGATGAACCCTCAGGCCCGGAAACCAACGGATATGATGCGCTCACGCGGTTCTACAGTACGGCATCGGGGCGCCACATCCTGCTTAGTGCTTACGAGGCGGATCTGCCACGGTTCCGCAATGTCGAAGGGCTGGAAGAATTGCCCGATCTGCCCGCAGAAGATCGCGCCGCTTATCTTGCAACGGCGTTCCAGGGCCAGCGTGCCGCTGAATGGGTCGAACGATTGCGCGCAGCAGATATCGGCGGCGCAGTCTGCGAGTTCCTCGATGCGATCAGGGCAGAGAACTCGCGCGAAGCGGACGGTACGCCCGGAACGGAAAACGGTAGCTATTCGTTTTCTGTCTACCCCGATCACCCCAGCGGGCACGAAGTCACCCAGCTGGACCCTTACGCTGTGCGCACAGTGCGTGGTGCTGTTACTGCGGTTCGCCCGGCAGAGAAATTCGGCACATCGACCCGAACCATTTTAAAAGAGCTTGGATACGCTGATCAAGCTATTGAGGCGATGATCAAATCCGGCGGCGTCAGTGAATCCTGGAGCGAAGAATACTTGCCAAGTTAA